One region of Chryseobacterium sp. SORGH_AS_0447 genomic DNA includes:
- a CDS encoding alpha/beta hydrolase-fold protein, protein MQKITILSAAFALCSSLIFSQNFRTSVTAKEGKEFPKVDADGKAEFKVYFPDAKSVILEGGDGMQNIKSTTTKDKEGFWTVSTSPLEIGFHYYWFNVDGKRTNDPNTELYFGYGQPTSGIEISSGEDFFIEKKVKHGKIIDDSLFSAITGGRRNFKVYLPPNYGTQKFPVLYLYHGTGEDITGWEKQGHLNDILDNLFAEKKAKEMIVVMDYGVALNPEEEKRPDDYPRTVVSSKNIDRIMVQELIPYIEKKYKTNGNRAVAGLSRGSYQALLIGTRHPDLFSAIGAFSPVIYEGTSLQPFKELPIGNLLKTDKKPFLFIGIGTKESERFQDFNKILTTYLDQNKYPYVEYQSPDTYHEWLTWRRCLYQFSQKIFR, encoded by the coding sequence ATGCAAAAAATCACCATACTGTCAGCTGCTTTTGCGCTGTGCTCTTCCCTGATCTTTTCACAAAATTTCAGAACATCGGTTACTGCCAAAGAAGGAAAAGAATTTCCGAAAGTAGATGCCGATGGGAAGGCAGAATTCAAAGTCTATTTCCCTGATGCAAAATCCGTAATCCTTGAAGGCGGAGACGGCATGCAGAATATAAAATCAACCACCACGAAAGATAAAGAAGGTTTCTGGACAGTATCCACCTCACCGCTGGAGATCGGGTTCCACTATTATTGGTTTAATGTAGACGGCAAACGGACCAATGATCCCAATACGGAGCTTTATTTCGGCTACGGTCAGCCCACCAGCGGGATCGAAATCAGTTCAGGTGAAGATTTCTTTATCGAAAAGAAGGTAAAACATGGGAAGATTATCGATGACAGCCTGTTTTCTGCAATTACCGGAGGCCGGCGAAATTTCAAGGTCTATCTGCCTCCAAATTACGGAACCCAAAAATTTCCGGTTTTATACCTGTATCATGGAACCGGTGAGGACATTACCGGCTGGGAAAAACAAGGTCATCTGAACGATATTCTCGACAATCTCTTTGCAGAGAAAAAGGCCAAAGAAATGATCGTGGTGATGGATTACGGCGTAGCCCTGAATCCGGAAGAGGAAAAGAGACCGGACGATTATCCGAGAACAGTAGTGTCTTCGAAAAATATAGACCGAATCATGGTTCAGGAACTGATTCCTTATATTGAAAAAAAGTATAAAACCAATGGCAACAGAGCGGTGGCCGGGCTTTCGAGAGGAAGTTACCAGGCGTTGCTTATCGGTACGCGACACCCTGATCTGTTTTCGGCCATCGGCGCTTTCAGTCCTGTTATCTACGAAGGAACATCGCTTCAGCCTTTTAAAGAGCTTCCGATCGGTAATCTGTTGAAAACGGATAAGAAACCTTTTTTATTTATCGGAATCGGGACCAAAGAAAGCGAGCGGTTCCAGGATTTCAATAAGATCCTGACGACTTATCTTGATCAGAATAAATATCCTTACGTCGAGTACCAGTCACCCGATACTTATCACGAATGGCTTACCTGGCGACGATGTTTATACCAGTTTTCCCAGAAGATTTTCCGATAG
- a CDS encoding SDR family NAD(P)-dependent oxidoreductase, with product METKKVWLVTGASKGLGLSLVKKLIADGHQVAATSRKPKDLTDEVGTFDEKQFLPLDVDLTSEISISEAVRKAVAHFGKIDVLVNNAGYGIGGAVEELNQQEIKNSFDINVFAVITTMQSVMPYFRAQRSGNIINISSIAGFAPGIGWAMYAATKYAVMGLSEVMAEDVKELGIKVTVVAPGAFRTEFLEESSLVFAEKKIDEYQSIRASHGKYSEMNGTQPGDPEKLAEILIGLAEQPNPPVRLYLGSDAYHRATEKIKVLSEELESNKNISFSTDFK from the coding sequence ATGGAGACAAAAAAAGTATGGCTGGTAACAGGCGCTTCTAAAGGATTAGGACTTTCTTTGGTGAAAAAATTAATTGCAGACGGCCATCAGGTGGCAGCGACAAGCAGGAAGCCTAAAGATCTGACGGATGAGGTCGGAACTTTTGATGAGAAGCAGTTTTTACCGTTGGATGTTGACTTAACCAGTGAAATTTCCATCAGCGAAGCTGTGAGAAAAGCGGTTGCGCATTTCGGCAAAATTGATGTCCTGGTAAACAATGCAGGATATGGAATCGGTGGTGCAGTGGAAGAATTGAATCAGCAGGAAATCAAAAACAGTTTTGATATTAATGTATTTGCCGTCATCACAACCATGCAATCCGTAATGCCTTATTTCAGAGCGCAGAGATCCGGAAACATCATCAACATTTCTTCCATTGCGGGATTTGCGCCGGGAATTGGCTGGGCCATGTATGCAGCCACAAAATATGCGGTAATGGGACTTTCCGAAGTCATGGCGGAGGACGTAAAAGAACTGGGGATAAAAGTGACAGTAGTGGCGCCAGGTGCATTCCGAACGGAGTTCCTGGAAGAAAGCTCACTTGTCTTTGCCGAAAAGAAAATTGATGAATATCAATCCATAAGAGCTTCCCACGGAAAATATTCTGAAATGAACGGAACACAGCCCGGTGACCCTGAAAAGCTGGCTGAAATTTTAATCGGTTTGGCAGAACAACCGAATCCACCGGTCCGGCTGTATCTCGGAAGTGATGCCTACCATCGGGCTACGGAAAAAATAAAGGTGTTGTCAGAAGAATTGGAAAGCAATAAAAACATTTCTTTTTCTACTGATTTTAAGTAA
- a CDS encoding TetR/AcrR family transcriptional regulator — protein sequence MKKSQETRLHILQTAFQLIYGKGYQTTSVDEIIAQTKVTKGAFYYHFKTKDEMGLAILNELLRPTFTDHFISPLENSENALESIYDLLYKILMEDSFMTVENGCPASNFTQEMAPWNAEFTQTLNELSKDWELAMIQAIEKSKEKGLVRTEVNAEEVAVFVLSGYWGVRNLGKLENSKGVYKVFLKGLTSYFNSLG from the coding sequence ATGAAAAAGTCACAGGAAACCAGGCTCCACATTCTTCAAACCGCCTTTCAGCTGATTTATGGCAAAGGATACCAGACGACAAGTGTGGATGAGATCATTGCCCAAACGAAAGTGACCAAAGGGGCTTTTTACTATCATTTCAAGACAAAAGATGAAATGGGCCTTGCCATTCTTAATGAGCTGCTGAGACCTACTTTTACTGATCATTTTATCAGTCCTCTCGAAAATTCAGAAAATGCATTGGAAAGCATCTATGACCTGCTTTACAAAATTCTGATGGAAGATTCTTTTATGACGGTGGAAAACGGCTGTCCGGCTTCCAACTTTACGCAGGAAATGGCTCCCTGGAATGCGGAATTTACCCAAACACTGAATGAACTCTCCAAAGATTGGGAACTAGCCATGATTCAGGCCATTGAAAAAAGTAAGGAAAAAGGGTTGGTGAGAACCGAAGTCAATGCCGAAGAGGTTGCCGTATTTGTATTGTCAGGCTATTGGGGCGTCAGGAATCTGGGAAAACTGGAAAATTCCAAAGGGGTATATAAGGTTTTTCTAAAAGGACTCACGTCTTATTTTAACAGCTTGGGCTAA
- a CDS encoding DUF6443 domain-containing protein has product MKKYLILKGLSLLSLLLAGMSFAQSNENYVQSIDCLNQDCSKKSESITYFDGLGRPKQIINVKASPTGKDLVMPVTYDGFGRQTKNILPVPVTSQNSSIHTGITNETAANAYYGVSNAFTEKEIENSPLDRVLQEANPGEEWKMSSGKTKKYKYEANTGNEVKAFVTSTSTNTVSGVSNTVSTVSLSSANSGFYPAGTLYKNTITDEDGNAVIQFQNGRGQTVLIRKNDGSQNIDTYYVYNEYNQQAFIITPKAVQQIEQNNNVITDAVLNELCYQYRYDGRDRLVEKRLPGKEWEFLAYDKQDRVVLAQDGVLRTINNNFNAKGWLFTKYDESGRVVYTGFFANTATRQAMQNALNSMSANAYNNEKRTSTSFNLQGLDVYYSKQAFPTGSMTLLSVNYYDTYPPEAPAVPQTVLGQYVLPQTVDANNDASTNGFLTASYVKNIEDNNWTKTYNYYDSFGRAIASKRTNYLGGYTNTETEVDFLGVPLRINIFHLRKQGETGVTVMERFVYDDQNRLIKHFHQVDSNPEELLAENTYNDLSQLVNKKVGSTSGSAPLQTIDYDYNVRGWLTDINKNQMAAADLGGKLFSYKIKYANRDGIQNPDSSQFPGKNVIPKYNGNIAEIDWRAVEAIGTNPSITPKRYGYAYDRLDRLTAGFYQNPQNPYSKENTESLAYDLNGNISNIYRTSVMENGSSTATVIDNLTYDYTGNRATKIQDLSGNATGYEGTAGNTIAYDVNGNMKNMIDKSITSIGYNYMNLPNSLTINLGQLTTDIVTKYRADGSKIRKETAKTSVGISGTTTTKETTDYLDGFQYFSTTGENTGGGGSSEMMMASRAYEPQAFTPIDFRDPGTPLIIKTPDLQFFATGEGFYDYVKNQYIYQYKDLQGNVRVSYGKSSTGALEIVDNNDFYPFGMNHLKTGSAYFGGGSYKKYKFLGQELQETGLYDMNARFYMADVGRFGTHDPLSNATLDAYGYAYNNPVMFSDPSGLFGDPVPKLSPNAIGGDNNPAPIEEVVINAPLRAIASNPATTLPNNCSVCYGSVGFTIGNLPQPRREVILPAHYYDGGIAFMGPTDVAGMLVQDKLEDHVGERDAQFLMTLASVGLFVTGTLRETPPATPPSPNLWKVGKYKVMQGIEEGLDAHHVGQKAIMKRLIADYDPKTAPSILVPKEGHTIGKGVVSRNTKGLTSARDVVARDIFELRRVYGSQGIPNEALQELIQLNKTMYEGAFIKAKK; this is encoded by the coding sequence ATGAAAAAATATTTAATATTAAAAGGATTGTCCTTGTTAAGCTTATTGCTCGCAGGGATGTCTTTTGCACAATCCAATGAAAATTATGTGCAGTCTATAGACTGTCTGAATCAGGATTGTAGCAAAAAATCAGAATCCATTACCTATTTTGACGGGTTGGGAAGGCCCAAACAGATCATCAATGTCAAAGCCAGTCCGACCGGGAAAGATCTGGTTATGCCAGTAACGTATGACGGATTCGGAAGGCAGACAAAAAATATATTGCCCGTACCTGTAACTTCTCAGAACTCATCAATCCACACCGGAATTACCAACGAAACAGCAGCCAACGCCTATTATGGTGTTTCCAATGCTTTTACGGAAAAGGAAATTGAAAATTCCCCTTTAGACAGGGTTTTGCAGGAAGCAAATCCGGGAGAGGAATGGAAAATGAGTTCCGGGAAAACGAAAAAATATAAATACGAAGCCAATACCGGAAACGAAGTAAAGGCTTTTGTTACCAGTACTTCAACCAATACGGTAAGCGGTGTTTCCAATACGGTTTCTACAGTATCACTTTCTTCGGCTAATTCAGGGTTTTATCCTGCGGGAACCCTGTATAAAAATACAATAACCGACGAAGATGGAAACGCGGTCATCCAGTTTCAGAACGGAAGAGGACAGACGGTTTTAATCCGGAAGAACGACGGTTCGCAAAACATAGATACCTACTATGTTTATAATGAATATAACCAACAGGCTTTCATCATTACCCCTAAAGCGGTACAGCAGATCGAGCAGAACAACAATGTCATTACTGATGCTGTATTAAACGAACTCTGTTACCAGTACAGATATGACGGAAGGGATAGACTTGTAGAGAAAAGATTACCTGGAAAAGAATGGGAATTTTTAGCATATGATAAACAAGATAGGGTCGTCTTGGCTCAGGATGGAGTTTTAAGAACTATAAATAATAATTTTAATGCTAAAGGCTGGCTTTTCACCAAGTATGATGAATCCGGAAGAGTAGTTTATACCGGCTTTTTTGCCAATACCGCCACAAGACAGGCCATGCAAAATGCATTGAACAGCATGTCGGCAAATGCTTACAACAACGAAAAAAGAACATCGACTTCCTTTAATTTGCAGGGACTTGATGTGTATTATAGCAAACAGGCGTTTCCTACGGGAAGCATGACGCTGCTTTCGGTAAATTATTATGATACCTACCCTCCTGAAGCACCTGCGGTTCCGCAGACTGTTTTAGGACAGTATGTCCTGCCGCAGACTGTGGATGCCAATAATGACGCTTCTACCAACGGATTTCTGACCGCTTCTTACGTAAAAAATATTGAAGATAATAACTGGACGAAAACTTATAATTATTACGATTCTTTTGGAAGGGCGATTGCCTCCAAAAGAACAAACTATCTCGGAGGGTATACTAATACCGAGACAGAGGTGGATTTTTTAGGAGTTCCTTTAAGAATAAATATCTTTCACCTCAGAAAGCAGGGCGAAACCGGTGTGACAGTGATGGAAAGATTTGTTTACGATGATCAAAACAGGCTTATAAAGCATTTTCATCAGGTAGACAGCAATCCGGAGGAATTACTCGCAGAGAATACCTATAACGATCTGTCCCAGCTCGTCAATAAAAAAGTAGGCTCTACCTCTGGTTCTGCACCTTTACAGACTATCGATTATGATTACAATGTTAGGGGCTGGCTAACGGATATTAATAAAAACCAGATGGCTGCTGCTGATCTTGGCGGAAAACTATTTTCTTATAAGATAAAGTACGCTAATCGAGACGGTATCCAGAATCCGGATTCTTCACAGTTCCCGGGAAAGAACGTGATACCGAAGTACAATGGGAATATTGCGGAGATCGATTGGAGAGCAGTAGAGGCTATTGGAACAAATCCGTCAATTACCCCGAAAAGATACGGATATGCTTATGACAGGTTAGACAGATTAACGGCGGGATTTTACCAGAATCCCCAGAATCCTTATAGCAAGGAAAATACGGAGTCTTTGGCTTATGATCTGAACGGTAATATTTCTAATATTTATAGGACTTCCGTAATGGAAAACGGAAGCAGTACGGCTACGGTAATTGATAATCTTACCTATGACTACACCGGAAACAGGGCCACTAAAATTCAGGATCTAAGTGGAAATGCTACCGGATATGAAGGGACGGCAGGAAATACTATCGCGTATGATGTGAATGGGAACATGAAAAATATGATCGATAAAAGCATCACCAGCATCGGTTATAATTATATGAATCTACCCAACTCATTAACCATTAACCTGGGACAGCTTACCACAGATATTGTCACAAAATACCGGGCAGATGGCAGCAAAATAAGAAAAGAAACAGCAAAAACCTCGGTAGGAATTTCAGGGACAACCACAACCAAAGAAACAACGGATTATCTGGACGGGTTCCAGTATTTCAGTACAACAGGTGAAAACACAGGCGGTGGCGGAAGTTCAGAAATGATGATGGCTTCGAGAGCTTATGAACCGCAGGCTTTTACCCCAATTGATTTTAGAGATCCTGGTACGCCATTGATTATAAAAACTCCGGATTTACAGTTTTTCGCTACAGGAGAAGGCTTCTACGATTATGTAAAAAATCAATATATTTACCAATATAAAGATTTACAGGGAAATGTAAGGGTTTCCTATGGAAAAAGCAGCACAGGAGCTCTTGAGATTGTCGATAACAATGATTTCTACCCGTTCGGGATGAATCACCTGAAAACAGGTAGTGCATATTTTGGAGGCGGAAGTTATAAAAAATACAAGTTTTTAGGCCAGGAATTACAGGAAACGGGATTATATGATATGAATGCTCGTTTCTATATGGCGGATGTAGGTCGCTTTGGCACTCATGATCCATTAAGTAATGCAACTCTCGACGCTTACGGTTATGCCTATAACAATCCCGTAATGTTTTCCGATCCATCGGGATTGTTTGGTGATCCGGTACCTAAGCTATCACCTAATGCGATTGGGGGAGATAATAATCCAGCTCCAATTGAAGAGGTTGTCATTAACGCGCCGCTAAGAGCAATAGCATCAAATCCAGCAACCACTCTGCCAAATAATTGTAGTGTTTGCTATGGAAGTGTAGGATTCACTATTGGTAATTTGCCGCAACCAAGGAGAGAGGTCATATTACCAGCACATTACTATGATGGTGGGATAGCTTTTATGGGACCGACTGATGTTGCCGGAATGTTAGTACAAGATAAATTAGAAGACCATGTTGGAGAACGTGATGCACAATTTTTAATGACGTTAGCCTCAGTTGGATTATTTGTAACTGGAACGTTAAGAGAAACTCCGCCTGCAACACCGCCAAGTCCAAATTTGTGGAAAGTTGGAAAATACAAAGTAATGCAGGGTATAGAAGAGGGACTAGATGCGCATCATGTGGGTCAAAAAGCTATAATGAAGAGACTTATTGCAGATTATGACCCAAAAACAGCTCCTTCAATTCTGGTTCCAAAAGAAGGTCACACAATAGGAAAAGGAGTTGTATCTCGAAACACAAAAGGTCTTACAAGCGCTCGAGATGTTGTTGCAAGAGATATTTTTGAATTAAGGCGTGTTTATGGTAGTCAAGGTATTCCAAATGAAGCTTTACAAGAATTAATACAACTCAATAAAACAATGTACGAGGGTGCATTTATAAAAGCTAAAAAATAA
- a CDS encoding AraC family transcriptional regulator: MEKMQSLEEFYQSKFNSIPENIRNGVGHFNVFTVDEYIGKDHQPVVYSRKDYFKITLIIGRNRIHYADKVIDIQKQALFFTNPQIPYKFEWIDDYKSGIFCVFTPAFFHHFGNLNDYEVFQPNVIPVFELNDQQLEDITTVFRKMQAEMVSDYVHKYDLLRNLVFDLLHYTLKMQPASKYEKQKANASHRITHLFLELLERQFPIEEVRQRIRFRSPSEFAGQLSVHVNHLNRAVKEVTEKTTSEIIAERLLQEAKILLKHTEWNVSEIAYSLGFKEATHFNNFFRKKVQLTPVQFREKD; encoded by the coding sequence ATGGAAAAAATGCAGTCACTTGAAGAGTTTTATCAGTCAAAATTTAACAGTATTCCGGAAAATATCCGGAACGGAGTGGGGCATTTCAACGTTTTTACCGTAGACGAATATATAGGAAAAGATCATCAGCCGGTTGTGTACAGCCGGAAAGATTATTTTAAAATTACGCTGATTATCGGCAGAAACCGGATTCATTACGCCGATAAAGTTATTGATATTCAGAAGCAGGCCTTGTTTTTCACCAATCCTCAGATCCCTTACAAATTCGAATGGATTGACGATTATAAATCCGGGATTTTTTGTGTTTTTACGCCTGCCTTTTTTCATCATTTCGGAAATTTGAACGACTATGAAGTTTTTCAGCCCAACGTGATACCGGTTTTTGAGCTGAACGATCAACAGCTGGAAGATATAACCACTGTTTTCAGAAAAATGCAGGCTGAAATGGTTTCCGATTATGTGCACAAATATGATCTGCTCCGAAATCTGGTGTTTGATCTATTGCATTACACCCTGAAAATGCAGCCGGCTTCAAAATATGAAAAACAAAAAGCCAATGCCTCTCACCGGATTACCCATCTGTTTCTGGAACTTTTGGAACGCCAGTTTCCGATCGAAGAAGTGAGGCAGCGGATCAGGTTTCGCTCGCCTTCGGAATTTGCCGGACAGCTTTCCGTCCACGTTAACCATCTTAACCGGGCTGTAAAAGAGGTTACCGAAAAAACAACTTCTGAAATTATTGCCGAACGCCTGTTGCAGGAAGCAAAAATTTTACTGAAGCATACCGAATGGAACGTTTCGGAAATTGCTTATTCACTGGGTTTTAAAGAAGCTACACACTTTAACAATTTCTTTAGGAAAAAGGTGCAGCTTACACCGGTACAGTTCAGAGAAAAGGATTGA
- a CDS encoding rhodanese-like domain-containing protein encodes MKSLIVCCGIVLALYITYRIYKYQTLDDGLEQLIKKGAVILDVRTESEYKTGHIPGSENISLGTIRERYTELDPSKTYITVCSHGLRSVKAEHILKEKGFKHVYNGGAWIDLQNHLGLDRTR; translated from the coding sequence ATGAAAAGTCTCATTGTATGCTGCGGAATCGTTCTTGCCCTTTATATCACCTACAGGATTTACAAATACCAGACACTGGACGACGGACTGGAACAGCTGATCAAAAAAGGAGCAGTGATTCTTGATGTGAGGACGGAAAGTGAATATAAGACCGGCCACATTCCCGGATCTGAAAATATCTCGCTGGGTACCATCAGGGAGCGGTATACCGAACTTGATCCGTCCAAAACCTATATCACCGTCTGCTCGCATGGACTGAGAAGCGTAAAGGCAGAACATATTTTAAAAGAAAAAGGGTTCAAACATGTTTATAACGGAGGTGCCTGGATCGACCTGCAGAATCATCTCGGTTTAGACAGAACCCGTTAA
- a CDS encoding T9SS type A sorting domain-containing protein, with product MKKLYMSALAVCTVLGVSAQEVVWQKDIRSSTQDFLSQVTITIDGQYLISGSSIQSNKISSDSKQNNGYDFHLVKLNSRGEEVWEKYFSGKNHDFLSATVNTQEGGFLLAGTSYSGKGLDKKDESKGGSDVWLIRLNEFGDELWQKTIGTASDEEARAVIQTTDFGFFVAGNIQNAEKGYGSKDVLVVKLDKNGKEISQLVLGGKGLDEVEKMIPTLDGGALLGIYSRSGAVAGSSNAMNHQPKTTSNYGEGDYWIVKLSKDGKVEWENNFGGTGDDHLRTLAMTSTGYLIGGESRSERSGNKTVGIEEGTDLWLISVNAKGEEIRQKSYNFKNRDVLMGMSVLHASDDKNTKGILLGGYTQAEGRIETDDEKFWMLYLDQNGHEQWRKHIKGESSKREERLSDIKLNRDGSIILAGTSAEELGKENWKIIKLGDKQIDQLIEKQDIKIYPNPVSDYAYVELGFEGLREGAFGAEITVYDMGGRQLQSIRTKNKVTKLNTQPLIQGAYLVSVRTDSGKTASTKLIKK from the coding sequence ATGAAAAAACTCTACATGAGCGCACTTGCTGTGTGTACGGTTCTGGGTGTTTCGGCCCAGGAAGTGGTCTGGCAGAAGGACATCCGATCCTCGACCCAGGATTTCTTAAGCCAGGTTACAATAACCATCGACGGACAATATCTGATTTCGGGAAGCAGTATCCAATCCAATAAAATTTCTTCAGACAGTAAGCAAAACAACGGCTACGATTTTCATCTGGTAAAATTAAATTCTCGGGGAGAAGAAGTCTGGGAAAAATATTTTTCCGGGAAAAACCATGATTTTTTATCCGCTACTGTTAATACCCAAGAAGGCGGATTTTTGCTTGCAGGAACTTCCTACAGCGGGAAAGGCCTGGATAAGAAAGACGAATCGAAAGGTGGATCGGACGTATGGTTAATTCGACTGAACGAATTCGGTGATGAATTGTGGCAGAAAACCATTGGCACTGCTTCGGATGAAGAAGCGAGAGCGGTGATCCAGACGACGGATTTCGGATTTTTTGTAGCCGGGAATATTCAGAATGCTGAAAAGGGGTACGGCTCTAAAGATGTGTTAGTTGTGAAGCTGGATAAAAACGGAAAGGAAATTTCCCAGCTTGTTTTAGGCGGAAAAGGATTGGACGAAGTGGAAAAAATGATCCCAACGTTGGATGGCGGAGCTTTATTAGGGATCTACTCCAGAAGCGGAGCGGTGGCTGGAAGTAGCAATGCTATGAACCATCAACCAAAAACCACCTCCAATTACGGTGAAGGCGACTACTGGATCGTTAAGCTTAGTAAAGACGGCAAAGTAGAATGGGAAAATAACTTCGGTGGAACAGGTGACGATCATTTAAGGACTTTGGCCATGACTTCCACCGGATATCTGATCGGAGGGGAATCCAGATCGGAAAGATCCGGGAATAAAACCGTAGGCATCGAAGAAGGAACAGACCTTTGGCTCATTTCCGTAAACGCAAAAGGTGAAGAAATCCGGCAGAAATCCTACAATTTTAAAAACCGTGATGTTCTGATGGGCATGAGTGTTCTGCATGCTTCCGATGATAAAAATACGAAAGGAATTTTATTGGGCGGCTATACCCAGGCAGAAGGAAGGATTGAAACGGATGATGAAAAGTTCTGGATGCTGTACCTGGATCAGAACGGCCATGAGCAGTGGAGAAAGCATATAAAAGGAGAATCCAGCAAAAGGGAGGAGCGGCTTTCGGATATTAAGCTGAACCGTGACGGTTCGATCATTTTGGCCGGAACCAGCGCCGAAGAGTTGGGTAAAGAGAACTGGAAGATCATAAAGCTTGGAGATAAACAGATTGACCAATTGATCGAGAAGCAGGATATTAAGATTTACCCGAACCCGGTAAGTGATTATGCGTATGTGGAGCTTGGGTTTGAGGGTCTGAGAGAAGGAGCGTTCGGAGCGGAGATTACGGTGTATGATATGGGCGGAAGACAGCTTCAGAGCATCAGAACAAAAAACAAAGTAACCAAACTCAACACGCAGCCGCTGATTCAGGGGGCTTACCTGGTATCGGTAAGAACGGATTCAGGGAAAACGGCGAGTACGAAACTGATTAAAAAGTAA
- a CDS encoding DUF3817 domain-containing protein, producing MIHLFKTKIGRLRMIAILEGISLLVLVFIAVPLKYGFDNPSLVKMMGPVHGSLFLLFLFTTLSVGVEQGWKFKEITWKVLLACVIPFGTFYIDHKILRRL from the coding sequence ATGATCCATTTATTCAAAACAAAAATCGGAAGATTAAGGATGATCGCCATCCTTGAAGGAATCTCCCTGTTAGTGCTTGTCTTTATTGCTGTTCCGCTGAAATACGGATTCGATAATCCTTCACTGGTAAAAATGATGGGCCCGGTACACGGTTCGTTGTTCCTGCTGTTTTTATTCACTACCTTAAGTGTCGGCGTTGAACAGGGGTGGAAGTTTAAAGAAATAACCTGGAAAGTCCTGTTGGCCTGTGTAATTCCGTTCGGAACCTTTTATATTGACCACAAAATCTTACGCCGGTTATGA